In Natrinema sp. SYSU A 869, the following proteins share a genomic window:
- a CDS encoding DUF2270 domain-containing protein — protein sequence MDPGDAEHREVGEGLLEEEMAPSSSMAHLYRGEIHRMKFWRERLDRTSNWAVIVMSGVLTWGFSGRNRPHYILLLGVAALAAFLIMEAQRYRGYDLWRGRVRILQKNVFAYGLDPSAGLEEPSWRETLSQDYRTPVIKITREEAIAHRLRRIYLLLFTIMLSAWAVRITAFVTTPWPTSASIGAISGLLVTGIIVALYLVAVLIAVRPRTWRAEDELHSRDIGKHR from the coding sequence ATCGACCCCGGTGACGCTGAACACCGCGAAGTCGGCGAGGGATTATTAGAGGAGGAAATGGCACCGAGTTCGTCGATGGCACACCTCTACCGTGGCGAGATCCACCGAATGAAATTTTGGCGTGAACGGCTCGACCGGACGTCAAACTGGGCGGTTATCGTCATGAGCGGGGTCCTCACATGGGGCTTTTCAGGCCGCAATCGACCACATTACATCCTCTTATTGGGAGTAGCGGCATTGGCTGCGTTCTTGATCATGGAGGCACAGCGGTATCGCGGCTACGATCTCTGGCGCGGACGCGTTCGGATACTCCAGAAAAACGTCTTTGCGTACGGCTTAGACCCGTCCGCGGGGCTCGAGGAACCGTCATGGCGGGAGACGTTGAGCCAAGACTACCGCACACCCGTTATCAAGATCACGAGAGAGGAAGCGATTGCGCATCGCCTCCGCCGGATCTACTTACTGCTCTTCACGATTATGTTGAGTGCGTGGGCGGTCCGAATCACCGCATTCGTAACGACGCCGTGGCCGACCAGTGCCTCCATTGGAGCGATATCCGGCCTCCTCGTGACCGGTATCATCGTCGCACTGTATCTTGTTGCAGTCCTCATCGCCGTGCGACCACGGACGTGGCGGGCTGAAGACGAACTCCACTCACGAGATATCGGAAAGCATCGATAA
- a CDS encoding TrkH family potassium uptake protein — protein sequence MSWYGPIARNLGLVLTRFAGVITSLVAVSIIWGEYYAIPAELLSAAIVYAVGWLLLSITSVTDDTSTAQAFASAAIVWLVVGLISALPFAFVAGTIALDPGGVATPSMNPTVRAFLSPTNAAFEALSGITGTGLTVTRRASELSATLQWWRSLLEWLGGIGIIVLILSVVRRSDGNVLNQYYEERSPLGQSESGIPSPKAMLGVFTTFTVLSIVLLWIAGMPPWHAIKHGMTGLSTGGFTVTDHSIATYDSLAIRLVLLPIMFIGAIPLPVYYLLLEGNLDGFATDRQTRWLLFVTAAGTTLLAAYLVTADVYRSTVEGGVTVAFQFVSAITCTGFSTATNMGTIWPPSAMVLLTVAMTVGGSEGSTASGIKIVRVVSLAKGVRERVSEPFPETDSSREIEIAGEHVSANFYDASIITFLWIGFLLAGVFALFVTIPNGSAPLKNVLFEVASAQGNVGLSSGITTPSLSPSAKLILMGNMWVGRLTIIPVLVLLRGSV from the coding sequence ATGAGCTGGTACGGGCCGATCGCTCGAAACCTGGGGCTCGTCCTGACGCGCTTCGCCGGCGTAATTACGAGCCTCGTTGCCGTGTCGATCATCTGGGGGGAGTACTACGCGATTCCGGCCGAACTCCTCTCGGCAGCGATCGTCTACGCAGTCGGCTGGCTGCTCCTCTCCATCACGTCGGTTACCGACGATACGTCCACCGCACAGGCGTTCGCGTCCGCAGCGATCGTCTGGCTCGTCGTCGGCCTGATCAGTGCGCTCCCGTTCGCGTTCGTCGCCGGAACCATCGCCCTCGATCCCGGCGGCGTCGCGACGCCATCGATGAATCCGACGGTCCGCGCGTTTCTCTCGCCCACCAACGCCGCGTTCGAGGCCCTCAGCGGGATCACGGGCACGGGGCTGACAGTGACGCGTCGAGCGAGCGAACTCTCGGCGACGCTCCAGTGGTGGCGCTCGCTGCTGGAGTGGCTCGGCGGCATCGGAATCATCGTCCTGATCCTGTCGGTCGTCAGGCGGTCCGACGGCAACGTCCTCAACCAGTACTACGAGGAACGCTCGCCGCTTGGACAGTCCGAGAGCGGGATTCCCTCTCCTAAAGCGATGCTGGGCGTGTTCACCACGTTCACGGTCCTCTCGATCGTCCTCCTCTGGATCGCCGGCATGCCGCCGTGGCACGCGATCAAACACGGGATGACCGGACTGTCGACCGGCGGATTCACCGTCACCGACCATAGCATCGCGACGTACGACAGCCTGGCGATCCGACTCGTTCTCCTCCCGATCATGTTCATCGGAGCGATCCCGCTTCCCGTCTACTATCTCCTGCTCGAGGGGAACCTCGATGGATTCGCCACTGACCGTCAGACGCGGTGGCTGCTATTCGTCACTGCGGCCGGAACGACGCTGTTAGCTGCGTATCTCGTTACCGCAGACGTGTATCGTTCGACGGTTGAAGGCGGCGTCACGGTGGCGTTTCAGTTCGTCTCGGCGATCACGTGTACCGGCTTCTCGACTGCGACGAACATGGGCACCATTTGGCCGCCCAGTGCGATGGTATTGCTGACGGTCGCGATGACCGTCGGCGGATCCGAGGGATCGACTGCCAGCGGAATCAAAATCGTTCGCGTCGTGAGCCTCGCGAAAGGGGTACGCGAACGGGTTAGTGAACCGTTCCCCGAGACCGACAGCTCGAGAGAGATCGAAATCGCTGGCGAGCACGTGTCCGCGAACTTCTACGATGCATCGATCATCACGTTCCTCTGGATAGGATTTCTGCTCGCGGGCGTCTTCGCGCTGTTCGTGACGATACCGAACGGGAGTGCGCCACTGAAGAACGTCCTCTTCGAGGTCGCGAGCGCCCAGGGGAACGTCGGTCTCTCGAGTGGCATCACGACACCCTCGCTCTCCCCGAGCGCGAAACTGATTCTGATGGGAAATATGTGGGTTGGCCGGCTGACGATCATTCCCGTCCTCGTCCTCCTTCGCGGATCGGTGTGA
- a CDS encoding sugar phosphate isomerase/epimerase, with amino-acid sequence MVRTAIQLYTLRDLDDGLPTLLRRVGETEFDGVEFAGFGETSPREAADVLNEVGLEAAGAHVGIDALEDDPDGAAEICTALDCNRVVVPYLDEAQFETATAVRKTADRLSALADRLAERDLELGYHNHDHEFAALEGDDRSAFEVLIDETDDTLSIELDAGWAAAAGHDPVALLERLEGRVPLVHIKDVADGRPVELGDGEVDIEACAATARDAGAEWLIYEHDEPTDPAASLAHGARTLAELRE; translated from the coding sequence ATGGTGCGAACCGCGATACAGTTGTACACGCTGCGTGACCTCGACGACGGGCTCCCGACGCTGCTCCGCCGCGTCGGCGAGACCGAGTTCGATGGTGTCGAATTCGCCGGCTTCGGCGAGACGTCACCGCGAGAAGCCGCCGATGTACTGAACGAGGTCGGTCTCGAGGCCGCCGGTGCACACGTCGGAATCGACGCACTCGAGGACGACCCCGACGGAGCGGCCGAGATCTGTACGGCCCTCGACTGCAATCGCGTCGTCGTCCCCTATCTCGACGAAGCGCAGTTCGAGACCGCGACGGCGGTTCGAAAGACGGCCGACCGGCTTTCGGCGCTCGCGGACCGGCTCGCGGAGCGCGATCTCGAACTCGGCTATCACAACCACGACCACGAGTTCGCCGCGCTCGAGGGCGACGACCGGAGCGCCTTCGAGGTCTTGATCGACGAGACCGACGATACCCTGTCGATCGAACTCGACGCGGGGTGGGCGGCCGCGGCGGGTCACGATCCTGTCGCGCTACTCGAGCGACTCGAGGGGCGCGTCCCACTGGTACATATCAAAGACGTGGCCGACGGCCGACCGGTCGAACTCGGCGACGGCGAGGTAGATATTGAGGCGTGTGCGGCGACCGCTCGCGACGCCGGAGCCGAGTGGCTGATCTACGAACACGATGAGCCGACGGATCCCGCCGCCTCGCTCGCGCACGGGGCGCGGACGCTCGCGGAACTTCGCGAGTAA
- a CDS encoding ArsR family transcriptional regulator, with protein sequence MDGLTPFIRYNLAIGVVVALELLYLLSLEASVTAYRRFVLVTVAGLVLAVIGGPIVELVAPQLVHWVHGTAALLVVFGLYDPVTNDLRTTEWERVLLSEPSRVRRPAEWMTPMDDEILGAFHGTDLVLTPAVVAFNTGFNRKEVNRHLIELADHGFVEKVERGKYRLTRRGERYLRGQLQADSSTDAETGVRS encoded by the coding sequence GTGGACGGACTGACCCCCTTCATCAGGTACAACTTGGCGATCGGGGTCGTCGTCGCCCTCGAGCTCCTGTATCTCCTCTCGCTCGAGGCGTCAGTGACGGCTTACCGGCGGTTCGTGCTCGTGACTGTCGCCGGGCTGGTACTGGCCGTGATCGGCGGACCGATCGTCGAGCTAGTCGCGCCGCAACTGGTCCACTGGGTTCACGGCACGGCCGCGTTGCTGGTCGTCTTCGGCCTCTACGACCCCGTGACGAACGACCTGCGGACGACGGAGTGGGAGCGCGTGCTGTTGAGCGAGCCGTCGCGAGTCCGACGGCCGGCCGAGTGGATGACGCCGATGGACGACGAGATCCTCGGCGCGTTCCACGGCACGGACCTCGTGCTGACGCCAGCAGTCGTCGCCTTCAACACCGGCTTCAATCGAAAGGAAGTGAACCGTCACCTGATCGAACTGGCGGACCACGGGTTTGTCGAAAAAGTCGAACGGGGAAAGTATCGGCTGACGCGACGCGGCGAACGGTACCTTCGGGGGCAGTTGCAGGCGGACTCGTCGACGGACGCCGAAACCGGGGTTCGGAGTTGA
- a CDS encoding four-helix bundle copper-binding protein, protein MALTQIDHVSENEEMQECIDNCFEAAQACEWCADECAGEGEEMAKCLRLCRDVADLTTMHARFMARNSNYSTELAEACAGACEECAEECERHDAEHCQVCADVLQDCAETCRNMASA, encoded by the coding sequence ATGGCACTGACCCAGATCGATCACGTCAGCGAAAACGAGGAGATGCAAGAGTGTATCGACAACTGCTTCGAAGCCGCCCAGGCGTGTGAGTGGTGTGCCGACGAGTGTGCCGGCGAGGGCGAGGAGATGGCCAAGTGTCTCCGGCTCTGTCGCGACGTCGCCGACTTGACGACGATGCATGCGCGGTTCATGGCCCGTAACTCGAATTACAGCACGGAACTCGCTGAAGCCTGCGCCGGCGCTTGCGAGGAGTGCGCCGAAGAGTGTGAACGTCACGACGCCGAACACTGTCAGGTCTGTGCGGATGTGCTGCAGGACTGTGCGGAGACCTGCCGGAACATGGCCTCGGCCTGA
- a CDS encoding SPW repeat protein, whose product MDATPRLAASGNCLLGCWLITAPFVFAVAGIARWNDVLVGTAVAVVAGYNYASVRSRRPPSATGAGVVAVLGCWLVVAPFALGFEGPALWNDVVVGTVMASFGGYNAYTATAADRDP is encoded by the coding sequence ATGGATGCGACGCCGAGACTCGCTGCCAGCGGCAACTGCCTGCTTGGCTGCTGGCTGATCACCGCCCCCTTCGTCTTCGCCGTGGCGGGAATCGCTCGGTGGAACGACGTCCTGGTCGGCACCGCGGTTGCGGTCGTCGCCGGCTACAACTACGCTAGCGTCCGCAGCCGGCGGCCCCCGAGCGCCACCGGAGCGGGAGTCGTCGCGGTCCTCGGCTGCTGGCTCGTCGTCGCTCCCTTCGCTCTCGGATTCGAGGGACCGGCGCTGTGGAACGACGTCGTCGTGGGGACCGTGATGGCGAGCTTCGGCGGCTACAATGCGTACACCGCGACCGCCGCCGACCGCGATCCGTGA
- a CDS encoding glycosyltransferase, with protein sequence MRTPRPPPTAIRESVLLTNSRWMANVVQDVYDVRPQVVHPPVDTDNFEPRPWDERENGFVTVGRLARYKNVEETIRIVDGVRNSGHNVHHHIVGPSYHPDYRRELEAMADACEYVTLEGELPREELNRSALYAPLWTPRQAPRALRDGGRRDGRRWCDSVCSRQRRTTRYRRSPRGATIRNAGRGRREDRSGAFR encoded by the coding sequence ATGCGTACACCGCGACCGCCGCCGACCGCGATCCGTGAGAGTGTCCTCCTCACGAACTCGCGGTGGATGGCTAATGTTGTTCAAGATGTCTACGACGTTCGCCCACAAGTTGTCCATCCACCGGTTGACACGGACAATTTTGAGCCGCGCCCATGGGATGAGCGCGAGAACGGATTCGTCACCGTGGGCCGACTCGCCCGCTACAAGAACGTCGAAGAGACGATTCGCATCGTCGACGGCGTCCGTAATAGCGGCCACAACGTCCACCACCACATCGTCGGTCCTTCCTACCACCCCGACTACCGGCGCGAACTCGAGGCGATGGCCGACGCCTGCGAGTACGTCACGCTCGAGGGCGAACTCCCGCGCGAGGAACTCAATCGATCTGCTCTGTACGCACCGCTATGGACTCCACGGCAAGCGCCACGAGCACTTCGGGACGGCGGTCGCCGAGATGGTCGCAGGTGGTGCGATTCCGTTTGTTCCCGACAACGGCGGACAACGCGATATCGTCGATCGCCGCGAGGAGCTACTATACGGAACGCCGGACGAGGCCGTCGCGAAGATCGATCGGGTGCTTTCCGATAG